In one window of Streptomyces griseus subsp. griseus DNA:
- a CDS encoding class II fumarate hydratase: protein MTDTSADTSGSDRFRIEHDSMGEVKVPAHAKWRAQTQRAVENFPISGQRLERAHIEALARIKGAAARVNAELEVVDPDIAASIQEAAAEVASGRWDEHFPVDVFQTGSGTSSNMNTNEVIATLATERLGSEVHPNDHVNASQSSNDVFPSSIHIAATAAVTADLIPALDHLAESLGRKSAEFAEVVKSGRTHLMDATPVTLGQEFGGYAAQIRYGVERLRASLPRLAELPLGGTAVGTGINTPPGFSAAVIAEVASATGLPLTEARDHFEAQGARDALVETSGQLRTIAVSLTKISNDLRWMASGPRTGLAEINLPDLQPGSSIMPGKVNPVIPEAVLMVAAQVAGNDATVATAGAAGNFELNVMLPVIAKNLLESVRLLANASRLLADRTVDGITANVERARAYAESSPSVVTPLNKYIGYEEAAKVAKQSLKDGTTIRETVLASGYVERGDLTVEQLDAALDVLRMTRP, encoded by the coding sequence ATGACCGACACGTCGGCAGATACGTCCGGCTCTGACCGGTTCCGGATCGAACACGACTCGATGGGTGAGGTGAAGGTCCCCGCCCACGCCAAGTGGCGGGCACAGACGCAGCGGGCGGTGGAGAACTTCCCCATCTCCGGGCAGCGTCTGGAGCGGGCGCACATCGAGGCGCTGGCCCGGATCAAGGGCGCGGCCGCCAGGGTCAACGCCGAGCTGGAGGTGGTGGATCCGGACATCGCGGCCTCGATCCAGGAGGCCGCCGCCGAGGTCGCCTCGGGCCGCTGGGACGAGCACTTCCCGGTCGACGTGTTCCAGACGGGGTCCGGCACCTCCTCCAACATGAACACCAACGAGGTCATCGCCACCCTCGCCACCGAGCGGCTGGGGAGCGAGGTCCACCCCAACGACCACGTCAACGCCTCGCAGTCCTCCAACGACGTCTTCCCCTCCTCGATCCACATCGCGGCCACCGCCGCCGTCACCGCCGACCTGATCCCCGCGCTGGACCACCTGGCGGAATCCCTGGGGCGGAAATCGGCCGAGTTCGCGGAGGTCGTCAAGTCCGGCCGTACGCATCTGATGGACGCCACCCCGGTCACCCTCGGCCAGGAGTTCGGCGGCTACGCGGCCCAGATCCGCTACGGCGTGGAGCGGCTGCGCGCCTCCCTGCCGCGGCTCGCCGAACTCCCCCTGGGCGGTACGGCGGTGGGCACCGGCATCAACACCCCGCCCGGCTTCTCCGCCGCCGTGATCGCCGAGGTCGCCTCGGCCACCGGGCTGCCGCTGACCGAGGCCCGCGACCACTTCGAGGCGCAGGGGGCCCGGGACGCGCTGGTGGAGACCTCGGGCCAGCTCCGTACGATCGCGGTCTCGCTCACCAAGATCTCCAACGACCTGCGCTGGATGGCCTCCGGCCCGCGCACCGGCCTCGCCGAGATCAACCTCCCCGACCTCCAGCCCGGCTCCTCGATCATGCCGGGCAAGGTCAACCCGGTGATCCCGGAGGCCGTCCTGATGGTGGCCGCCCAGGTGGCGGGGAACGACGCCACGGTCGCCACGGCGGGCGCGGCCGGCAACTTCGAGCTGAACGTGATGCTCCCGGTCATCGCGAAGAACCTGCTGGAGTCCGTACGGCTGCTCGCCAATGCCTCTCGGCTGCTGGCCGACCGCACGGTGGACGGCATCACCGCCAACGTGGAGCGGGCCCGCGCCTACGCCGAATCCTCCCCCTCGGTGGTCACCCCGCTCAACAAGTACATCGGCTACGAGGAGGCGGCCAAGGTCGCCAAGCAGTCCCTCAAGGACGGCACCACGATCCGCGAGACCGTCCTGGCCTCGGGATATGTGGAGCGCGGCGATCTGACCGTGGAGCAGCTGGACGCGGCGCTGGACGTGTTGCGGATGACACGGCCGTGA
- a CDS encoding ricin-type beta-trefoil lectin domain protein: MRRTRLRLRGLRSLRRLRCTAAVTAALAVAATTMAVAGPAGAAESGTGTSTIASTPLPPALETIRAAEATRLYGSPAERPLAERKTGLISLGDSEISGEGVGTYDPGTNGPDNWCHRSPEAAIHRTGIAADVTYNVSCSGAYTGNIKIGGNKQYADELVQSDSLAIKARNTRIKMVVLVAGANDDLQFGPVMTDCVVRYITLQGPCEPKYADGWQARVDALVPKVEATVRDLRTVMTGAGYANSDYKLVLMGYPSPIGPDFYDNPKFPGKLICGGLGYDSDTVWGRNTAVPAFQVGMRKAAASTGATYLDNSRLFHGHEVCSEAAWARGLYIDLGKPGLPDENSVRQSFHPNAAGHRAFASCLTQIYDSGLREASCADPASTGNPVLQRAAWDDVFTPVKNEATGTCVDVPASVTRNGTRIGGWDCHGGRNQNWWYDGGTQTLRTALSHDRCLDVSGAKYNPGATLIVWDCAGAANQKFVRQAGTIRPAAATGLCLTLAGATDPLKLQTCDGSAKQRFV; encoded by the coding sequence ATGAGGCGCACCAGGCTCAGACTCCGAGGGCTCCGCAGCCTTCGCCGGCTCCGCTGTACGGCCGCTGTCACCGCCGCGCTCGCGGTGGCCGCCACCACGATGGCGGTCGCCGGACCGGCCGGCGCGGCCGAGTCGGGTACCGGCACCAGCACTATCGCATCCACTCCTCTCCCGCCCGCGCTGGAAACGATCCGGGCGGCCGAGGCCACCCGGCTGTACGGCAGCCCCGCCGAACGGCCGCTCGCCGAGCGCAAGACCGGGCTGATCTCCCTGGGCGACAGCGAGATCTCCGGCGAGGGCGTCGGCACCTACGACCCCGGCACCAACGGGCCGGACAACTGGTGCCACCGCTCGCCGGAGGCCGCCATCCACCGCACGGGCATCGCGGCGGACGTCACGTACAACGTCTCCTGCTCCGGCGCCTATACCGGGAACATCAAGATCGGCGGAAACAAGCAGTACGCCGATGAGCTGGTCCAGAGCGACAGCCTCGCCATCAAGGCCCGCAACACCCGGATCAAGATGGTCGTCCTGGTCGCGGGCGCCAACGACGACCTCCAGTTCGGCCCGGTCATGACCGACTGCGTGGTCCGCTACATCACCCTCCAGGGCCCGTGCGAGCCCAAGTATGCGGACGGCTGGCAGGCCCGCGTCGACGCCCTGGTCCCCAAGGTCGAGGCGACCGTCCGCGATCTGCGTACGGTGATGACCGGGGCCGGGTACGCGAACAGCGACTACAAGCTCGTCCTGATGGGCTACCCGAGCCCGATCGGCCCGGACTTCTACGACAACCCGAAGTTCCCCGGCAAGCTGATCTGCGGCGGCCTGGGCTACGACTCCGACACCGTCTGGGGCCGCAACACCGCCGTGCCCGCCTTCCAGGTCGGCATGCGCAAGGCGGCCGCCTCCACCGGGGCCACCTACCTGGACAACTCCCGCCTCTTCCACGGCCACGAGGTGTGCAGCGAGGCCGCCTGGGCGCGCGGGCTCTACATCGACCTGGGCAAGCCCGGACTGCCCGACGAGAACTCCGTACGCCAGTCCTTCCACCCGAACGCGGCCGGCCACCGGGCCTTCGCCTCCTGCCTGACCCAGATCTATGACTCCGGGCTCCGCGAGGCGAGCTGCGCCGACCCGGCGAGCACGGGGAACCCGGTGCTCCAACGGGCGGCCTGGGACGATGTGTTCACCCCGGTGAAGAACGAGGCCACCGGCACCTGCGTGGACGTCCCCGCCTCGGTGACCCGTAACGGCACCAGGATCGGCGGCTGGGACTGCCACGGCGGCCGCAATCAGAACTGGTGGTACGACGGCGGTACGCAGACCCTGCGCACCGCGCTCAGCCACGACCGGTGCCTGGACGTCTCGGGCGCCAAGTACAACCCGGGCGCCACTCTCATCGTGTGGGACTGCGCGGGCGCGGCCAACCAGAAGTTCGTCCGCCAGGCGGGCACCATCCGCCCGGCGGCCGCGACCGGGCTCTGTCTGACGCTGGCGGGGGCCACCGACCCGCTGAAGCTCCAGACGTGCGACGGCAGCGCGAAGCAGCGCTTCGTGTAG
- a CDS encoding M18 family aminopeptidase, with the protein MTPAPHRSHTDDLLAFIAASPSPYHVVASAAQRLEKAGFRELLGTDDWTGATGGCFVSRAGALIAWYVPEGAPAHTPFRIVGTHTDSPNLRIKPAPDTGSSGWRQIGVEIYGGVPLNTWLDRDLGISGRLALRGGPDGTPRSSLVQIDEPLLRVPQLAIHLDRTVNDGVALDRQRHIAPIWALGDPREGELLRLVAAAAGEDPADVLGWDLMLHDIQQPGYLGAEREFVVASRLDNQVSVHAGVTALVDAATGVTEPSFVPVLAAFDHEEVGSGSETGAQSPLLERVLSRSVAARGGSDEDWSRALAGAFCVSADMAHAVHPNYAERHDPDHRPLPNGGPTVKVNVNQRYATDSTGIAMLTAACERAGAPWQPFVSNNAMPCGTSIGPLTAARLGVTTVDVGVPGLSMHSARELCGVADPAYLAAILGAVVTGS; encoded by the coding sequence ATGACTCCGGCCCCCCACCGCAGCCACACCGACGACCTGCTCGCCTTCATCGCCGCCAGCCCCTCGCCGTACCACGTGGTCGCGAGCGCCGCCCAGCGCCTGGAGAAGGCCGGATTCCGTGAGCTGCTCGGCACGGACGACTGGACCGGGGCGACCGGCGGCTGTTTCGTCAGCCGGGCCGGTGCGCTGATCGCCTGGTATGTCCCCGAGGGCGCGCCCGCGCACACCCCGTTCCGGATCGTCGGCACCCACACGGACTCGCCGAACCTGCGGATCAAGCCCGCGCCCGACACCGGCTCCTCCGGGTGGCGGCAGATCGGTGTGGAGATCTACGGCGGGGTCCCGCTGAACACCTGGCTGGACCGGGACCTCGGCATCTCCGGCCGGCTCGCGCTGCGCGGCGGACCGGACGGCACCCCGCGCAGCAGCCTCGTACAGATCGACGAACCGCTCCTGCGCGTACCGCAGTTGGCCATCCATCTGGACCGCACGGTCAACGACGGGGTGGCGCTGGACCGGCAGCGCCACATCGCCCCGATCTGGGCGCTCGGCGACCCGCGCGAGGGCGAGCTGCTGCGGCTGGTCGCGGCGGCGGCCGGGGAGGACCCGGCGGACGTGCTGGGCTGGGACCTGATGCTGCACGACATCCAGCAGCCCGGATACCTGGGCGCCGAGCGGGAGTTCGTGGTGGCGTCCCGGCTGGACAACCAGGTCTCGGTGCACGCCGGGGTGACCGCCCTGGTGGACGCCGCGACCGGGGTCACCGAGCCGTCCTTCGTCCCGGTGCTGGCCGCCTTCGACCACGAGGAGGTCGGCAGCGGTTCCGAGACGGGGGCCCAGAGCCCGCTGCTGGAGCGGGTGCTCTCGCGCTCGGTCGCGGCCCGGGGCGGCAGCGACGAGGACTGGTCGCGGGCCCTGGCGGGGGCGTTCTGCGTCTCCGCCGACATGGCCCACGCGGTGCACCCGAATTACGCGGAGCGCCACGACCCCGACCACCGCCCGCTGCCCAACGGCGGCCCGACGGTCAAGGTGAACGTCAACCAGCGGTACGCCACCGACTCCACCGGCATCGCCATGCTCACGGCGGCCTGCGAGCGGGCGGGCGCCCCCTGGCAGCCGTTCGTCTCCAACAACGCGATGCCGTGCGGCACCTCGATCGGCCCCCTCACCGCGGCCCGCCTCGGCGTCACCACGGTGGACGTGGGGGTGCCGGGCCTCTCGATGCACTCGGCGCGCGAGCTGTGCGGGGTGGCGGACCCGGCGTATCTGGCGGCGATCCTGGGCGCGGTGGTGACGGGGAGCTGA
- a CDS encoding fumarate hydratase, protein MAVMPEFAYSDLLPLGEDTTPYRLVTAEGVSTFEADGRTFLKVAPEALRTLASEAMHDISHYLRPAHLAQLRRIVDDPEASSNDKFVALDLLKNANIAAAGVLPMCQDTGTAIVMGKRGQNVLTEGGDEEALSHGIFDAYTKLNLRYSQMAPLTMWDEKNTGSNLPAQIELYATDGGAYKFLFMAKGGGSANKSFLYQETKAVLNEASMMKFLEEKIRSLGTAACPPYHLAIVVGGTSAEFALKTAKYASAHYLDELPAEGSPTGHGFRDKELEEKVFELTQKIGIGAQFGGKYFCHDVRVVRLPRHGASLPVAIAVSCSADRQATAKITAEGVFLEQLEKDPARFLPDTTDEHLDEAGDVVKIDLNRPMDDVLAELTKYPVKTRLSLTGPLVVARDIAHAKIKERLDAGEEMPQYLKDHPVYYAGPAKTPEGYASGSFGPTTAGRMDSYVEQFQAAGGSKVMLAKGNRSKQVTDACGAHGGFYLGSIGGPAARLAQDCIKKVEVVEYEELGMEAVWRIEVEDFPAFIVVDDKGNDFFTEPAPAPTFTSIPVRGPGLG, encoded by the coding sequence ATGGCCGTAATGCCAGAGTTTGCGTACTCCGATCTGCTCCCTCTGGGAGAGGACACCACGCCGTACCGTCTGGTGACCGCCGAGGGTGTCTCCACCTTCGAGGCCGACGGCCGTACGTTCCTCAAGGTCGCCCCGGAGGCGCTGCGCACGCTGGCCTCCGAGGCGATGCACGACATCTCGCACTATCTGCGCCCGGCCCACCTGGCGCAGCTGCGGCGGATCGTGGACGACCCGGAGGCCTCCTCCAACGACAAGTTCGTGGCGCTGGACCTGCTGAAGAACGCCAACATCGCCGCCGCCGGCGTGCTGCCGATGTGCCAGGACACCGGTACGGCGATCGTCATGGGCAAGCGCGGGCAGAACGTGCTGACCGAGGGCGGTGACGAGGAGGCCCTGTCGCACGGCATCTTCGACGCGTACACCAAGCTCAACCTGCGCTACTCGCAGATGGCCCCGCTGACCATGTGGGACGAGAAGAACACCGGCTCCAACCTCCCGGCCCAGATCGAGCTGTACGCCACCGACGGCGGCGCGTACAAGTTCCTCTTCATGGCGAAGGGCGGCGGCTCGGCCAACAAGTCGTTCCTCTACCAGGAGACGAAGGCCGTCCTCAACGAGGCCTCCATGATGAAGTTCCTGGAGGAGAAGATCCGCTCGCTGGGCACCGCGGCCTGCCCGCCGTACCACCTGGCGATCGTGGTCGGCGGCACCTCGGCGGAGTTCGCGCTGAAGACCGCCAAGTACGCCTCCGCGCACTACCTGGACGAGCTGCCCGCCGAGGGCTCCCCCACCGGGCACGGCTTCCGGGACAAGGAACTGGAGGAGAAGGTCTTCGAGCTGACGCAGAAGATCGGCATCGGAGCGCAGTTCGGCGGCAAGTACTTCTGCCACGACGTGCGCGTGGTGCGCCTGCCCCGGCACGGCGCCTCGCTGCCCGTCGCCATCGCCGTCTCCTGCTCGGCCGACCGCCAGGCCACCGCGAAGATCACCGCCGAAGGCGTCTTCCTGGAGCAGCTGGAGAAGGACCCGGCCCGTTTCCTGCCCGACACCACCGACGAGCACCTCGACGAGGCCGGGGACGTGGTGAAGATCGACCTCAACCGGCCGATGGACGACGTGCTGGCCGAGCTGACCAAGTACCCGGTCAAGACCAGGCTCTCGCTGACCGGCCCGCTGGTCGTGGCGCGCGACATCGCGCACGCCAAGATCAAGGAACGCCTGGACGCGGGCGAGGAGATGCCGCAGTACCTCAAGGACCACCCGGTGTACTACGCGGGCCCGGCGAAGACGCCCGAGGGGTACGCCTCCGGCTCCTTCGGCCCGACGACGGCCGGCCGGATGGACTCCTACGTGGAGCAGTTCCAGGCGGCGGGCGGCTCGAAGGTGATGCTCGCGAAGGGCAACCGCAGCAAACAGGTCACCGACGCCTGCGGTGCGCACGGCGGCTTCTACCTCGGTTCGATCGGCGGCCCGGCGGCCCGGCTCGCGCAGGACTGCATCAAGAAGGTCGAGGTCGTCGAGTACGAGGAGCTCGGCATGGAGGCGGTCTGGCGGATCGAGGTCGAGGACTTCCCCGCCTTCATCGTGGTCGACGACAAGGGCAACGACTTCTTCACCGAGCCCGCCCCGGCGCCGACGTTCACCAGCATTCCGGTCCGGGGCCCGGGCCTGGGCTGA
- a CDS encoding DUF1707 domain-containing protein, with protein sequence MDLEKQPQQPARPAVPPTPVPPAEAAPGDAIRASDADRDRIADILREAMAEGRLTADEHAERVDLVYRAKTVGELQPLVRDLPAASSGSAPRPAPQPYAYGPESPDGPADNLVAVFSSATRKGRWRVGPRTNAFSLFGSVEIDLTEALFSQRLTVISATSIFGSVEIRVPENITLRGSGTGVLGSFDIRTLESVDPEAPVVVVNGYAVLGSVEAKPKRGKFVADLQRRLRKHLGH encoded by the coding sequence GTGGACCTAGAGAAGCAGCCCCAGCAGCCCGCCCGGCCGGCCGTCCCGCCCACCCCGGTCCCGCCCGCCGAGGCCGCGCCCGGCGACGCGATCCGGGCCTCCGACGCCGACCGCGACCGGATCGCGGACATCCTGCGCGAGGCGATGGCCGAGGGGCGCCTCACGGCGGACGAGCACGCGGAGCGGGTCGACCTCGTCTACCGGGCCAAGACCGTCGGCGAGCTCCAGCCGCTGGTCCGCGATCTCCCCGCCGCCTCCTCCGGCAGCGCCCCGCGCCCGGCACCGCAGCCGTACGCCTACGGCCCCGAGTCCCCCGACGGCCCGGCGGACAACCTCGTCGCGGTCTTCAGCAGCGCCACCCGCAAGGGCCGTTGGCGCGTCGGCCCCCGGACGAACGCCTTCTCGCTCTTCGGCAGCGTGGAGATCGATCTGACGGAGGCGCTTTTCAGCCAACGACTCACGGTCATCAGCGCCACGTCCATCTTCGGCAGCGTCGAGATCCGGGTCCCGGAGAACATCACGCTGCGCGGCAGCGGCACGGGCGTCCTCGGCAGCTTCGACATCCGCACGCTGGAGTCGGTGGACCCGGAGGCGCCGGTCGTGGTCGTGAACGGCTACGCGGTGCTCGGCAGCGTGGAGGCGAAGCCCAAGCGGGGCAAGTTCGTCGCGGACCTCCAGCGGCGGCTGCGCAAGCACCTGGGGCACTGA
- a CDS encoding WhiB family transcriptional regulator, whose product MLQPPHQPLQVAAVPAQRTPAREDEAGPWHSEAVCRRDEAGLFFAPSKEPTAARLAREEAAKRVCARCPVMVACREHALMQPEPYGVWGGLTAAERRVALARRRRRDIELAAAAPPERIAAAG is encoded by the coding sequence GTGCTGCAACCGCCGCATCAGCCTCTGCAGGTCGCCGCCGTTCCTGCCCAGCGGACCCCCGCCCGGGAGGACGAGGCGGGCCCCTGGCACTCGGAGGCGGTGTGCCGCCGGGACGAAGCCGGGCTGTTCTTCGCCCCGTCGAAGGAGCCGACCGCCGCCCGACTGGCGCGTGAGGAGGCCGCCAAGCGCGTCTGCGCCCGCTGCCCGGTGATGGTGGCGTGCCGGGAGCACGCGCTGATGCAGCCCGAGCCGTACGGGGTGTGGGGCGGGCTCACCGCCGCCGAACGCCGTGTCGCGCTGGCCCGCCGTCGCCGGCGCGACATCGAACTGGCCGCCGCAGCACCGCCGGAGCGCATAGCCGCGGCCGGCTGA
- the glpX gene encoding class II fructose-bisphosphatase, with translation MSEHHLPSQLEVSPEAPDRNLALELVRVTEAAAMAAGRWVGRGDKIGADGAAVKAMRTLVSTVSMNGVVVIGEGEKDEAPMLFNGERVGDGTGAEVDIAVDPIDGTTLNAKGMPNAIAVLAAADRGAMFDPSAVFYMDKLVTGPEAADFVDINAPVAVNIRRVARAKNSTPEDVTVVILDRPRHEGIVKEIRETGARIKFISDGDVAGSIMAAREGTGVDLLMGIGGTPEGIISACAIKCLGGVIQGKLWPKDEAERQKALDAGHDLDQVLSTDDLVSGDNVFFVATGITDGELMRGVRYRAETATTESIVMRSKSGTIRTISSTHRLSKLRAYSAIDFDRAK, from the coding sequence ATGTCCGAGCATCATCTGCCGTCCCAATTGGAGGTCTCCCCGGAGGCCCCCGACCGCAACCTGGCCCTGGAGTTGGTCCGGGTCACCGAGGCCGCCGCGATGGCCGCCGGGCGCTGGGTGGGCCGCGGCGACAAGATCGGCGCCGACGGCGCCGCCGTGAAGGCCATGCGCACCCTCGTCTCGACCGTCTCGATGAACGGCGTCGTCGTCATCGGGGAGGGCGAGAAGGACGAGGCCCCCATGCTGTTCAACGGCGAGCGGGTCGGCGACGGCACCGGCGCCGAGGTCGACATCGCGGTCGACCCGATCGACGGCACCACGCTCAACGCCAAGGGCATGCCGAACGCGATCGCCGTGCTGGCGGCCGCCGACCGCGGGGCGATGTTCGACCCGTCCGCGGTCTTCTACATGGACAAGCTGGTCACGGGGCCCGAGGCGGCGGACTTCGTGGACATCAACGCGCCCGTGGCGGTGAACATCCGGCGCGTCGCACGGGCGAAGAACTCCACACCCGAGGACGTCACCGTCGTCATCCTGGACCGCCCCCGCCATGAGGGCATCGTCAAGGAGATCCGGGAGACGGGCGCCCGGATCAAGTTCATCTCCGACGGCGACGTGGCGGGCTCCATCATGGCCGCCCGTGAGGGCACCGGCGTCGACCTGCTGATGGGCATCGGCGGCACCCCCGAGGGCATCATCTCGGCGTGCGCCATAAAGTGCCTCGGCGGGGTCATCCAGGGCAAGCTCTGGCCCAAGGACGAGGCGGAGCGGCAGAAGGCGCTGGACGCGGGCCACGATCTGGACCAGGTGCTCTCGACCGACGACCTGGTCAGCGGCGACAACGTGTTCTTCGTGGCGACGGGGATCACCGACGGTGAGCTGATGCGCGGTGTGCGGTACCGCGCGGAGACGGCGACCACCGAGTCGATCGTGATGCGGTCCAAGTCCGGCACGATCCGGACGATCTCCTCGACCCACCGGCTGTCGAAGCTGCGCGCCTACAGCGCCATCGACTTCGACCGCGCGAAGTAG
- a CDS encoding DUF4245 domain-containing protein — MDAVASKRGKQTARNMFLSTLVTAACAGVIYIFVPHDENLDPIKAVDFSVELATVRVAAPYPVAAPEGLPEKWKPTSVSYDATGGKAWHIGFLDPDGKYVAVEQSTAAARTYVPQVSQKAKDTGTTAKVAGREWQVWEGEKYDALVLPEKGHTTVVTGSAPRERLVEMAEALRTEPAGGAVPSASPAS; from the coding sequence ATGGATGCCGTGGCAAGCAAGCGAGGTAAGCAGACGGCCAGGAACATGTTCCTGTCGACCTTGGTGACCGCCGCCTGTGCGGGCGTCATCTACATCTTCGTTCCGCACGACGAGAACCTCGACCCGATCAAGGCGGTCGACTTCTCCGTGGAACTGGCGACGGTGCGGGTCGCCGCCCCCTACCCGGTCGCCGCGCCGGAGGGCCTGCCGGAGAAGTGGAAGCCGACCTCGGTCTCGTACGACGCCACCGGCGGCAAGGCCTGGCACATCGGCTTCCTGGACCCGGACGGCAAGTACGTCGCGGTGGAGCAGTCCACCGCCGCCGCGCGCACGTACGTCCCCCAGGTCAGCCAGAAGGCCAAGGACACCGGGACCACCGCGAAGGTCGCGGGCCGGGAGTGGCAGGTCTGGGAGGGCGAGAAGTACGACGCGCTCGTCCTGCCGGAGAAGGGGCACACCACGGTGGTGACCGGCTCGGCACCCAGGGAGCGGTTGGTCGAGATGGCCGAGGCGCTGAGGACGGAGCCGGCCGGTGGAGCGGTGCCGTCGGCTTCGCCCGCCTCCTGA
- a CDS encoding malonic semialdehyde reductase translates to MSLVLDPAAQDLLFREARTANTFTDEPVTDEQVQAIYDLVKFGPTAFNQSPLRVVLVRSAEGRERLVQHMAEGNRPKTATAPLVAILAADNEFHEELPALLPHFPQAKDLFFSERPVRESAAGLNAALQAAYFIIGVRAAGLAAGPMTGYDAAGIQKEFLDGDHTPLMVVNIGKPGEDAWFPRSPRLSYDEVIKTV, encoded by the coding sequence ATGTCCCTCGTTCTCGACCCCGCAGCCCAGGACCTCCTCTTCCGTGAGGCCCGCACCGCCAACACCTTCACCGACGAGCCGGTGACCGACGAGCAGGTCCAGGCGATCTACGACCTGGTCAAGTTCGGCCCGACCGCCTTCAACCAGTCGCCGCTGCGCGTCGTCCTGGTCCGCTCGGCCGAGGGCCGCGAGCGGCTGGTGCAGCACATGGCCGAGGGCAACCGCCCGAAGACCGCCACCGCCCCGCTGGTCGCGATCCTGGCCGCCGACAACGAGTTCCACGAGGAGCTCCCGGCGCTGCTGCCGCACTTCCCGCAGGCCAAGGACCTGTTCTTCTCGGAGCGCCCGGTCCGCGAGTCGGCCGCCGGCCTCAACGCCGCGCTCCAGGCCGCCTACTTCATCATCGGTGTCCGCGCCGCCGGCCTGGCCGCCGGACCGATGACCGGGTACGACGCCGCCGGCATCCAGAAGGAGTTCCTGGACGGCGACCACACCCCGCTGATGGTCGTCAACATCGGCAAGCCGGGCGAGGACGCCTGGTTCCCGCGCAGCCCGCGCCTCTCCTACGACGAGGTCATCAAGACCGTCTGA
- a CDS encoding exodeoxyribonuclease VII small subunit: MTDDGTAAAAATSTLGYEQARDELIEVVRRLEAGGTTLEESLALWERGEELAKICRHWLEGARARLDAALARPREESGGGPASDG; the protein is encoded by the coding sequence ATGACGGACGACGGTACGGCGGCGGCTGCCGCGACGAGCACGCTCGGGTACGAGCAGGCGCGGGACGAGCTGATCGAGGTCGTGCGCCGGCTGGAGGCGGGCGGCACGACGCTGGAGGAGTCGCTGGCCCTGTGGGAGCGGGGCGAGGAGCTGGCGAAGATCTGCCGCCACTGGCTGGAGGGGGCCCGGGCCCGGCTGGACGCGGCGCTCGCCCGGCCGCGGGAGGAGTCCGGCGGGGGTCCAGCCTCCGACGGCTGA